From a single Capsicum annuum cultivar UCD-10X-F1 chromosome 12, UCD10Xv1.1, whole genome shotgun sequence genomic region:
- the LOC107850676 gene encoding subtilisin-like protease SBT3 — MSFFNMANCIALCFWFLSILFPFNNSQSETYIIHMDLSSMPKAFSSHHSWYLSTIASASDSSNIGSDNRNSLLYTYTNAIHGFSASLSPSELEVIKNSLGYLASTRDMTVKIDTTHTSQFLGLNSNSGAWPESNYGKDVIVGLVDTGIWPESRSYYDNGMNDVPLKWKGECESGTQFNSSLCNKKLIGARYFNKGLIASKPNITISMNSARDTEGHGTHTSSTAAGSPVESASYFGYAPGSPTGMAPKAHVAMYKALWEEGPPMLSDILAAIDQAIEDGVDVLSLSFGIDGRPLYDDPVAITAFAAMEKGIFVSTSAGNDGPDDESLHNGTPWVLTVAAGTVDREFLAKLTLGNGVSVTGLSLYPGNSSSRNSSIVFLNTCQEHKELEKNAYKISVCYDANGSISDQVYNVRNSNVSSGVFITNTTDLEFYLLSDFPAMFLNFQDGDRVLEYIKNSPSPKARLEFQVTHLGAKPAPKVASYSSRGPSKSCPFILKPDLMAPGDLILASWPQQLSVTEINSRELYSNFNIISGTSMSCPHAAGVAALLKGAHPKWSPAAIRSAMMTTADTLDNTQGPIQDIGNNNNAANPLAMGAGHINPNKALDPGLIYDVTPEDYINLLCALDFTSNQIKAITRSASYSCSNPTLDLNYPSFIGYFNWNSNKSDPKRIQEFRRTVTNFGDGMSTYTAKLTPMDEYKVSVAPDKLVFKEKYEKQSYKLRIEGPLLVDNYLVYGSLSWVETSGKYVVKSTIVATTIRTDHL; from the coding sequence ATGTCATTCTTCAACATGGCAAATTGTATTGCCTTGTGCTTCTGGTTCCTCTCTATCTTATTTCCATTTAATAATTCTCAGTCAGAAACTTATATCATCCATATGGACTTGTCATCCATGCCTAAAGCTTTTTCTAGCCATCATAGTTGGTACTTGTCTACTATTGCTTCTGCATCAGATAGCTCAAATATTGGCTCTGATAACAGAAATTCCCTTCTATATACTTACACTAACGCCATTCATGGTTTTAGTGCAAGTCTTAGTCCTTCTGAGCTAGAGGTTATCAAGAATTCTCTAGGATATCTTGCTTCAACTAGGGACATGACAGTTAAAATTGACACGACGCATACGTCACAATTCCTTGGCCTGAATTCCAATTCTGGTGCATGGCCAGAGTCAAATTATGGCAAAGATGTTATAGTTGGCTTAGTTGATACAGGGATATGGCCAGAGAGCAGAAGTTATTATGATAATGGGATGAATGATGTTCCATTAAAATGGAAAGGTGAATGTGAAAGTGGCACTCAATTCAATTCCTCTTTGTGCAACAAGAAACTCATTGGTGCGCGTTACTTCAACAAAGGCCTAATTGCTAGCAAACCAAATATCACCATCTCGATGAATTCAGCTCGTGACACGGAGGGGCATGGGACTCACACATCTTCCACAGCTGCAGGAAGTCCTGTAGAATCTGCATCGTATTTTGGCTATGCCCCTGGGTCTCCTACAGGAATGGCACCAAAGGCTCATGTGGCAATGTACAAGGCTTTGTGGGAAGAAGGTCCTCCAATGTTATCTGATATTCTGGCTGCAATTGATCAAGCAATTGAGGATGGAGTGGATGTATTATCCTTGTCATTTGGCATAGATGGTCGTCCGCTATATGATGATCCGGTAGCTATTACTGCATTTGCTGCAATGGAGAAAGGAATATTTGTTTCCACTTCAGCAGGAAATGACGGGCCTGATGATGAGAGTTTGCACAATGGAACACCTTGGGTTCTCACTGTTGCTGCCGGCACAGTTGATCGTGAATTTCTTGCGAAACTGACTCTAGGAAATGGAGTTTCAGTCACTGGTTTATCCCTCTATCCCgggaattcaagttcaagaaacagCTCTATTGTTTTTCTAAACACATGCCAAGAGCACAAAGAACTGGAGAAAAATGCATACAAAATTTCTGTCTGTTATGATGCGAATGGATCAATAAGTGATCAAGTGTACAATGTAAGAAATTCAAACGTTTCGAGTGGTGTCTTCATAACAAACACCACTGACTTGGAATTCTACCTCCTAAGCGATTTTCCGGCTATGTTTTTGAACTTTCAAGATGGTGATAGAGTTTTGGAGTACATCAAGAATAGTCCTTCGCCTAAAGCAAGACTCGAATTTCAAGTGACACATCTTGGGGCTAAACCAGCACCAAAAGTTGCTAGCTACAGCTCAAGGGGACCATCAAAAAGTTGCCCCTTTATCCTCAAACCTGACCTTATGGCTCCAGGAGACTTAATATTAGCTTCATGGCCTCAGCAATTATCGGTAACTGAAATAAACTCACGAGAACTTTACAGTAACTTCAACATTATATCTGGCACGTCAATGTCATGCCCTCATGCTGCTGGTGTAGCAGCACTTTTGAAGGGGGCACACCCTAAATGGAGCCCTGCTGCCATCCGCTCAGCCATGATGACCACAGCCGATACGTTGGATAACACGCAAGGGCCCATCCAAGACATtggcaacaacaacaatgctGCTAATCCCCTAGCCATGGGGGCTGGTCATATCAATCCAAATAAGGCGCTGGATCCCGGGCTTATCTACGATGTCACACCTGAAGACTACATAAATCTCCTCTGTGCTTTAGATTTCACATCCAATCAGATAAAAGCCATCACAAGATCCGCCTCTTATTCCTGTTCCAACCCAACTTTGGACTTGAACTATCCATCTTTCATTGGCTATTTCAACTGGAACAGTAACAAGTCGGATCCTAAACGGATACAAGAATTCCGGAGGACAGTGACTAATTTTGGAGATGGTATGTCAACATACACGGCAAAATTGACCCCAATGGATGAATATAAAGTTAGTGTTGCACCTGACAAGTTGGTTTTCAAGGAGAAGTATGAAAAACAAAGTTACAAGCTAAGAATAGAAGGTCCATTGCTAGTAGATAATTATCTGGTTTATGGTTCCTTGAGTTGGGTTGAAACCAGTGGTAAATATGTTGTAAAAAGTACCATTGTTGCCACTACCATAAGAACGGATCATCTGTAG
- the LOC107850677 gene encoding subtilisin-like protease SBT3 encodes MTNCIALCFWFFASIFLPFTMSQKETYIIHMDLSAMPKAFSSHHSWYLSTLASVSDSSNLGSFSNRNSLVYAYSNAIHGFSASLSPSELEIIQKSPGYLYATKDMTVKIDTTHTSQFLGLNSNSGAWPKSDYGRDVIIGLIDTGIWPESKSYSDNGMTDVPSRWKGECESGTQFNSSMCNKKLIGARYFNKGLSASNPNITIAMNSARDTAGHGTHTSSTAAGSRVESASYFGYAPGSPTGMAPKAHVAMYKALWDEGTMLSDILAAIDQAIEDGVDVISLSLGIDGRPLHSDPVAIAAFAAMEKGIFVSTSAGNEGPDDETLHNGTPWVLTVAAGTVDREFLGTLTLGNGVSVTGLSLYPGNSSSSDSSIVFLNACQEDKELNKNAYKIAVCYDANGSISDQVYNVKNSNVSGGVFITNTTDLEFYLQSEFPAIFVNFQDGDKVLEYIKNSPPPKARLEFQVTHLGAKPAPKVAGYSSRGPSQSCPFILKPDLMAPGSLILASWPQKLSVGDIKSGELFSNFNILSGTSMACPHAAGVGALLKGVYPKWSPAAIRSAMMTTADALDNIQEPIRDIGNNNDAANPLAMGSGHINPNKALDPGLIYDVTPEDYINLLCALDFTSKQIKAITRSSSYSCTNPSLDINYPSFIGYFNYNSSKSDPKRIQEFSRTVTNLGDGMSTYTAKLTPMNEYKVSVTPDKLVFKEKYEKQSYKLRIEGPLLVDNFLVHGSLSWVETSGKYVVKSPIVATTIRMEPL; translated from the coding sequence ATGACTAATTGTATTGCCTTGTGCTTCTGGTTCTTTGCTAGTATTTTTTTACCATTTACTATGTCTCAGAAAGAAACTTATATAATCCATATGGATTTGTCAGCCATGCCAAAAGCTTTTTCTAGCCATCATAGTTGGTACTTGTCCACTCTTGCTTCAGTATCAGATAGCTCAAATCTTGGTTCTTTTAGTAACAGAAATTCCCTTGTATATGCTTACTCAAATGCCATTCATGGTTTTAGTGCAAGTCTTTCTCCTTCTGAGCTAGAAATTATCCAGAAGTCTCCAGGATATCTTTATGCAACTAAGGACATGACAGTTAAAATTGACACGACGCATACGTCCCAATTCCTTGGCCTTAATTCCAATTCTGGTGCATGGCCAAAGTCAGATTATGGCAGAGATGTTATAATTGGTTTGATTGACACAGGAATATGGCCAGAGAGCAAAAGCTATAGTGATAATGGGATGACTGATGTTCCATCAAGGTGGAAAGGTGAATGTGAAAGTGGCACTCAGTTTAATTCCTCTATGTGCAACAAAAAACTCATTGGTGCGCGTTACTTCAACAAAGGTCTAAGTGCTAGCAATCCGAATATTACCATTGCGATGAATTCAGCTCGTGACACAGCAGGACATGGAACTCACACGTCTTCCACAGCTGCAGGAAGTCGTGTAGAATCTGCATCTTATTTTGGCTATGCCCCCGGGTCTCCTACAGGCATGGCACCAAAGGCTCATGTGGCAATGTACAAAGCTTTATGGGATGAAGGTACAATGTTATCTGATATTCTGGCTGCAATTGATCAGGCAATTGAGGATGGAGTGGATGTAATATCGTTGTCATTAGGCATAGATGGTCGTCCCCTACACAGTGATCCGGTAGCTATTGCCGCATTTGCTGCAATGGAGAAAGGTATATTTGTTTCCACTTCAGCAGGAAATGAAGGGCCTGATGATGAGACTTTGCACAATGGAACACCTTGGGTTCTCACTGTTGCTGCTGGCACAGTCGACCGCGAATTTCTTGGGACACTAACTCTAGGCAATGGAGTTTCAGTCACTGGTTTATCCCTCTATCCCGGGAACTCAAGTTCAAGTGACAGCTCCATCGTTTTTCTCAACGCATGCCAAGAGGATAAGGAACTGAATAAAAATGCATACAAAATCGCAGTCTGCTATGACGCAAATGGATCAATAAGTGACCAAGTGTACAATGTAAAAAATTCAAACGTTTCAGGTGGTGTCTTCATAACAAACACCACTGACTTGGAATTTTACCTCCAAAGTGAATTCCCAGCTATCTTTGTGAACTTTCAAGATGGTGATAAAGTTTTGGAGTACATCAAGAATAGTCCTCCACCTAAAGCAAGACTCGAGTTTCAAGTGACACATCTAGGTGCTAAGCCTGCACCAAAAGTTGCTGGCTACAGTTCAAGGGGACCATCACAAAGCTGCCCTTTTATCCTCAAACCTGACCTGATGGCTCCGGGCTCCTTGATATTAGCATCATGGCCTCAAAAATTATCAGTAGGTGATATTAAATCCGGAGAGCTTTTTAGTAACTTCAACATTTTATCTGGTACGTCAATGGCCTGCCCTCATGCTGCTGGTGTAGGAGCACTTCTAAAAGGGGTATACCCCAAATGGAGCCCTGCTGCCATCCGCTCGGCCATGATGACCACAGCTGATGCGTTAGACAACATACAAGAGCCCATCCGTGACATCGGTAACAACAACGATGCTGCTAATCCCCTAGCCATGGGATCTGGTCATATCAATCCAAATAAGGCACTGGACCCAGGGCTGATCTATGACGTTACACCAGAAGACTACATAAATCTCCTCTGTGCTTTAGATTTCACATCCAAACAGATCAAAGCCATCACAAGGTCCTCCTCATATTCCTGTACCAACCCTTCATTGGACATAAACTATCCATCTTTCATTGGCTATTTCAATTACAACAGCAGCAAGTCGGATCCTAAACGGATACAAGAATTCAGCAGGACAGTGACTAATCTTGGAGATGGTATGTCAACATACACAGCAAAATTGACCCCAATGAATGAATATAAAGTTAGTGTTACACCTGACAAGTTGGTTTTCAAAGAGAAGTATGAAAAGCAAAGCTACAAGTTAAGGATAGAAGGTCCATTGCTAGTGGATAATTTCCTGGTTCATGGATCCTTGAGTTGGGTTGAAACCAGCGGTAAATATGTTGTAAAAAGTCCAATAGTTGCCACCACCATAAGAATGGAACCTCTGTGA